One window of the Strix uralensis isolate ZFMK-TIS-50842 chromosome 3, bStrUra1, whole genome shotgun sequence genome contains the following:
- the PRR18 gene encoding proline-rich protein 18, whose product MGLQPRRAAGPCPPAGRCAALPGARTAAAWARGEEPEGAPGRTASLPPVLPAPAAASPVAARAQPKKPPAAAPKKAAPRPAEEKAARKARGAPPERAGPLSSSWPCSSLQRQPPRRPPAERGARPQPQPAPPQPRGRPGAPGAGSRSCESLGGAAGETALRFSLSLPPEAIRVLQRRSLERQRGQPAPSPGGRAAPARRGGRAGGGDLRALLKISLLNDRHRYDDEEYEEEEAAAAGAAVDEGLVRKCTEWLRGVESAAGRDRPDRLETLPHLGTL is encoded by the coding sequence AtggggctgcagccccggcgCGCAGCGGGGCCCTGTCCGCCGGCGGGGAGATGCGCCGCCCTGCCTGGAGCGCGCACCGCGGCCGCCTGGGCCCGTGGCGAGGAGCCGGAGGGCGCTCCCGGCCGCACCGCCTCCCTGCCGCCCGTCctgccggcccccgccgccgcctcccccgtCGCCGCCCGGGCGCAGCCCAAGAAGCCGCCGGCGGCGGCCCCTAAGAAGGCGGCGCCGCGACCCGCGGAGGAGAAGGCGGCGAGGAAGGCGCGGGGGGCGCCCCCGGAGCGGGCGGGCCCCCTCTCcagctcctggccctgctcctcaCTGCAGCGGCAGCCGCCGCGGAGGCCGCCAGCCGAGCGCGGGGCGCGGCCGcagccccagcccgccccgccgcagccacGGGGTCGCCCGGGGGCGCCGGGGGCGGGCAGCCGCTCCTGCGAGAGcctcggcggggcggcgggggagacGGCGCTGCGCTTCTCGCTGAGCCTGCCCCCGGAGGCCATCAGGGTGCTGCAGCGGCGCAGCCTGGAGCGGCAGCGGGGGCagcccgccccctcccccggcggcagagcggccccggcgcggcgcggcggccgggcgggcggcggcgacTTGCGCGCCCTGCTGAAAATCTCGCTGCTCAACGACAGGCACCGCTACGACGACGAGGAgtacgaggaggaggaggcggcggcggcgggggccgcggtgGACGAGGGGCTGGTGCGGAAATGCACCGAGTGGCTGCGCGGCGTGGAGAGCGCGGCCGGCCGCGACCGCCCCGACAGGCTGGAGACGCTGCCGCACCTGGGCACCCTCTGA